The genomic DNA TATGGTTTATAGTCTATAGTCCTTCAACTATAAACTATCAACTATAAACTATCAACTATCTACTACATTTCAGCGTTAAAATACTTGAAGCAAAGATATTACCAAATTCCTCCAACTCTTTGAGAAACCCTGCTACTTCCTCTTTGAAATTTGATTTGTAATTTTGCATTTTGATATCTAATATTTGATATCTAATATTTGATATTTATTTATTGTCTCTCCCAAATCCTATTTTGCAGAACCCTATTGGAAAATGGTAAATAAGCAAGCAAGCACCATTACCCCTTTCGTTATTTTGCAGATATTACCCTGTTTTTCCCTTCTTCTTTAGCCCGATAGAGTGCCTTGTCTATTTTTTCAACAAACTCAAATTTACTACCGACATCTAACTTTGGATATGTTCCAATACCAATACTCATTGTAACTGAGGTGTTAGGTGGAAGTCCGGAGAAGATATATTCTTCGATTGAGCATCTTATCCTTTCTGCGGTCTTAAAGGCGCCCTCACTATCTGTTTCTGGCATAATCACTGCAAACTCTTCACCACCATAGCGTGCCACAACATCCATATCTCGAACACACCTTTTTAATAAAGACCCTATCCCTTTTAAAATCATATCCCCGGTTTGATGTCCATAAGTATCATTTATCTTTTTGAAATTATCTATATCCCCAATCAACAGAGAAAAGGTTAATTTATATCTTTTTGCTCGTTGGAATTCAGTTTCCAGGACTTCCTGAAAATGACGATGATTATAACATTTAGTTAAACCATCCGTAATGGCTAAGAGTTTAAATTGGTCATAAAACATCGCATTATTAATCACAATTGTGGCTTCATCCGCAATAATATTGAGTATTTCTATTGTTTCTGGATTAAAGGCATTTTCAAAGGCACTGGCAAAATATAAAATGCCTATCACTGATTTGTGTGCCCGCATGGGAATACTCAAGGAAGACCTCACCTTTATCGGAGCATCCTTTTTCCCTTTTTGTGCTGTTGATTTAATCGTTGTTACCCGTAGATTATCCTGACGGACAGTAAAGTCAGCCTTTGTCATCCCTTCAGTTTTTATTTTTGCAATGCACTCGGTTAAAAAGCTTTCAGATATTGATTGATTTATATAGACCATCATATTTATTGTTTCATCCTGTTCTATCATCACTGAGGCTAAATGATAGTTAACAACCCTTGTGAGCAACCCTAAAATTTCCTTGATGACATCCTCACAATTATCACAGGTTCTCGCAATTCTATTAATTTCATTTAACAGTGTTGTTTGAAAGAGTTTTTTATCTAATAGCCCATTGAGGCGATACAGGATGTTATCAATTGTTGTCTTGGGGATTTCTACTGGTTTTTTCTTTCTTTGTTCTTCAGTTTTCTCAAGGACACGAACAATCGCATTAAACAACTCATCAGATTCAAAGTCTTTGATAATATATTCATCTGCCCCGGTCTGTAATCCCCAGAATTTGTCTTTGGGTGCATCTTGAGAAGTAAGCATAATTACCGGGATGTAAGAGATATTTTCATCGCCTTTTAATAATCTGCAGACCTGGTAGCCATTCATTTTTGGCATAAGCACATCCAATAACATTAAATCTGGTAATTCGAGATATGCCTGCTCGATGGCTTCGATTCCATCTTTTGCGACAACGGTTTCATATCCTTCCTTCCCAAGGAAGAATCTTAACATCTCAACAATGGTTGGACTATCATCAGCAATCAAGATTTTATCTGCCACTTCGTGATTTTATCCTCCTCATTATTTCATCTGGTATTTCATCCAGGGGTAGAATTTTGTCCACACCACCCATTTCAATAGATACTTTTGGCATACCAAATATGGCGCAGGTTTTTTCATCCTGGGCGATAGTGAATCCGCCGGCGTCTTTAATTGCTTTTATACCAATTGCTCCATCATCACCCATACCTGTAAGAATTATACCCATCGCGGAATCCTGATATGCCTGGGCTACGGATGTAAGTAAGACATTCCCGGCGGGTTTATGACCACCAACAGGCGGCGTATCTTCTAATTTTATCCGCTCGTTTTTAGTTACAGTCATATGGACAAAAGACGGAGCAACATATACTGTTCCTTTATTAAGTCTCTCCCCATCTTTTCCTTCTCGAATTTCTATGGCACATTCATTATTCCACCAATCAACTAATCCTTTCGTAAATCCATCAGAGATATGTTGAACAATGACGATTGGTATCGGGAAATCAACAGGTAATTTAGATAATATTTTCCGAACAGTTTTAGGTCCACCAGTAGAAGAAGCGATGCCAATTATCTTGAATTTTGCCTCAGATGGGGTAGGTGTAGATTCTAAAAACTCTTTTTCCTTTTTGAGGAGTCTACCGCCAAGATGAGTAATTACCTTTACATTTACCAGGATTTTTACTTTATCTATAAGTTGTTTTCTTTTTTTTGAGGCAGGATTTAACAATTCTGAGATATTTGGTCTTTCGATAACATCTAATGCCCCAGAATTTAATGCTTTAAATGCAATCTCCATATCTTTTGGAAGTAAGGAGGTAATGACGATAATCGGGGTAGGATGGTAAGCCATAATATGTTCGGTTGCCTGGAGTCCATCCATAATCGGCATAACTATATCCATCGTGACTATATCTGGTTTTAATTCGGGTATGAGGTCAATTGCCTCTTTACCGTTAGTCGCCGTGGCAATGACTTTAATCTCTTCTTCACTTTCTAAGGCACTGATAATTGCATCACGGATAATCGCTGAATCATCTACAACTAAAACTTTTATTGGGTTTTTCATCATAATGTGTCTCCTAATATTTTATACGGAGTAAGACGCGGTCAAAACTTACACCTTTAACGAATGGATGAATATCTGTTTCCACAGCATACTGACGAATCAATAATTTTTTTTGTAGCAAATCTTCTATTTTAATATCAGTAACATCGTATCCAAACTCTTTTAATGCCTGCCATACCCGTTCGGCATTAATTCTATCAGGTCTCATAAAAATATCAATATCTAATGTTGCCCGCGCATAACCATGCACAGGAAAAGCAGTTGCCCCGATTATTACAAAATCCACTTTATGTTCTTTTAATGATTTCAAAAGGCTTTCTGTATCCACTTTTCTCCAATAATTCTCTCATCTCTTTTGATTTTTTAAACATCATCTCAAATCGCTGACGAGTGGTAAGAGATAAGAGATACTTTAATTCAAACTCCATTTCTTTTTTTTCATTATCTTTATCTAATTTTAATATTGGACTCATAACGCTCCTTCAGACCAAGTAACTGTTCACCGCAAGATGCCACAGAGACGCAGAGAAAAAATTAAAATCTATTCACCAGAGACAGAAATTTTCTTTTTTTTGTGCATTTCGGGTCTTTCGTTGTTTATTAATCTTTTAATACGGACTTTGGACTAACTGTTTTTAAGCCTTTTTAAACACCGAAAAACGCGAAAAACACAAAAAAAAGATATTTTCCTCTCTGCGAACTCTTGCGTCTCTGCGGTAAATTACCACCTGAACGGTTACCAGACCAAAGATTCTCATAGATAATTTTTAAAAGTCTGTCGTATGTTCCCTCTCTTCTCTTGTTTATTTCACCACTGCTGGCATAAATTCTGTAGAGCCATAGATACCGTAGATGCCGTGTTCATTGAGCCATTTTGCCCGTTTAAGATAACCCAGTGCCGGCCCAATGACATTTGCCGCCATTGTTGTTTCATCACCGAGTATAAATTTATGGCTTGAGATTTTCCCATCAAAGGTCTTACCGGTTAATGTCATTGTTGTCGTTACTGGTTTTTTAGCATGTCGGGTATCCAGGACTCCACCTACTTCAACCTTATCTCTTAAATCGACTACACCTGCTTTTTGGAGAAGTAAATCATCGGCATGTTCCATCTCATGCAATTCTAATATCCCATTTCGTTCGTCTAACAACTTTGTTACATCTTCATCCGAGAGTGCCTTTGCTTTTTCAACAGTAAATCCGGGTAAATGGGCAATATCTTCACGAATAGTGGCTTTATATGCCTCCCAATTGGCTATTCCGACACCCCACCAGATGATCACTTTTGAAACTTCAATAAATGATTGAGCGGCTATGACCGCCGCCGCAGTTAATAAGCCTGGTGTTGCCCCGGCGCCAGTAATGTAAGTGTTCTTCGTTGATTTTAGCCCTTCGTTTAGTTCAAACATCAATTCCATCGCCTGGGTCCTTTTCAGGGCATCAGTCCATACCCCCTGGTATCCAGCATCAATAAACCGTTGAGTAACTCCTGGAATGAATTCATTTGGCAAATTAGGCAAGGCGACAAATATGCCATCAATGTCATTACTTAGTTTTATAATCTCGCCAATTGAGTCATCAGACATTTTCCCATCAGGCATTTTACCCACGGTTGAACCTATTTTAATCTCTTCAATTTCCGCACAATTAAGTCCATCTGGATTAAAGGCAAATCCCTGATGGTCGCAAATAGCGATTAATCTCATCTCTTTTTTCAAACTAATAATTTTCCCCGCGGCTTTACCTAAACCACCTGCACCTAACACGGCTATTCGCATCATTTTCTTTTTTAGCCTCCTGCTCATAGTGTCGTGTTGAACAAATAACGCACTGAATTTGATTCTGGTAACTGGTGATTGGTAACTGGTAATTAAATACCGTTTGGCTAAGCTCAGGACGAAACTATTTAACCAATTACCAGTTACCAATTATCCGTTTGTAGGTTACTCAACACTACACTACACTATTATAATATAAAAAATACTTCTCTTGCAACTATTTTTGGAAAATCACAAGCAAAATGCTTGTGTTACCTGATTTCAACTGGAAACATCACCTTTAATTTTTTATGTAATAATTTAATCTGATATGTAGTTTCTTTTAAAATCTCTCCATCGACATGGGCTATTAATGACATTGGGAAACTGACAATAATTTCTTTCGCTCGATACATTTTTACCTCTGGGAGCAAAATATGGGTTCCTTTTAATACCTTTGGTAGATTACATAGTGCCTTTAATTTACCTATTCCCTGGACAATACATACATCAAATAATCCATCGTCAAGAATAGCGTTGGGAGTAAGTAAAAATCCTCCACCACACCTTTTTCCACATCCTATGGTTATAAGCAAAGGAATCAGGTTAATAGTCTCATCATCTAAATTAACATTTGCCTGAATAGGTTTATATTGAAATAATGTTTTTATGACGGCATATAGATACACGGCAACGCCCGTTAAAATTCCTTTATATTTTAAGCGGTGATATGCTACCTGGGCATCAAATCCTATTCCCAGACCATTAATAAAATATCTGTTATTTACCACGCCGACATCAATCTTTTTAACTATTCCATTAACTAATGTTTTACATGCCGTTTCAATATCTTTTGGAGAAAGTCCCATCATCCAGGCAAAATCATTACCTAAACCAATGGGGATGATACCTAAAATAGCCTCCTGCTCAAAATCAATTATTCCATTTACTACTTCATTTATCGTTCCATCTCCACCAACAGCAACTATTAGATTAAAACCTTCTTCTACAGCCCTTTTGGCTA from bacterium includes the following:
- a CDS encoding diguanylate cyclase, with the translated sequence MADKILIADDSPTIVEMLRFFLGKEGYETVVAKDGIEAIEQAYLELPDLMLLDVLMPKMNGYQVCRLLKGDENISYIPVIMLTSQDAPKDKFWGLQTGADEYIIKDFESDELFNAIVRVLEKTEEQRKKKPVEIPKTTIDNILYRLNGLLDKKLFQTTLLNEINRIARTCDNCEDVIKEILGLLTRVVNYHLASVMIEQDETINMMVYINQSISESFLTECIAKIKTEGMTKADFTVRQDNLRVTTIKSTAQKGKKDAPIKVRSSLSIPMRAHKSVIGILYFASAFENAFNPETIEILNIIADEATIVINNAMFYDQFKLLAITDGLTKCYNHRHFQEVLETEFQRAKRYKLTFSLLIGDIDNFKKINDTYGHQTGDMILKGIGSLLKRCVRDMDVVARYGGEEFAVIMPETDSEGAFKTAERIRCSIEEYIFSGLPPNTSVTMSIGIGTYPKLDVGSKFEFVEKIDKALYRAKEEGKNRVISAK
- a CDS encoding chemotaxis response regulator protein-glutamate methylesterase, which produces MMKNPIKVLVVDDSAIIRDAIISALESEEEIKVIATATNGKEAIDLIPELKPDIVTMDIVMPIMDGLQATEHIMAYHPTPIIVITSLLPKDMEIAFKALNSGALDVIERPNISELLNPASKKRKQLIDKVKILVNVKVITHLGGRLLKKEKEFLESTPTPSEAKFKIIGIASSTGGPKTVRKILSKLPVDFPIPIVIVQHISDGFTKGLVDWWNNECAIEIREGKDGERLNKGTVYVAPSFVHMTVTKNERIKLEDTPPVGGHKPAGNVLLTSVAQAYQDSAMGIILTGMGDDGAIGIKAIKDAGGFTIAQDEKTCAIFGMPKVSIEMGGVDKILPLDEIPDEIMRRIKSRSGR
- a CDS encoding nucleotidyltransferase, with protein sequence MDTESLLKSLKEHKVDFVIIGATAFPVHGYARATLDIDIFMRPDRINAERVWQALKEFGYDVTDIKIEDLLQKKLLIRQYAVETDIHPFVKGVSFDRVLLRIKY
- a CDS encoding saccharopine dehydrogenase-like oxidoreductase, which gives rise to MMRIAVLGAGGLGKAAGKIISLKKEMRLIAICDHQGFAFNPDGLNCAEIEEIKIGSTVGKMPDGKMSDDSIGEIIKLSNDIDGIFVALPNLPNEFIPGVTQRFIDAGYQGVWTDALKRTQAMELMFELNEGLKSTKNTYITGAGATPGLLTAAAVIAAQSFIEVSKVIIWWGVGIANWEAYKATIREDIAHLPGFTVEKAKALSDEDVTKLLDERNGILELHEMEHADDLLLQKAGVVDLRDKVEVGGVLDTRHAKKPVTTTMTLTGKTFDGKISSHKFILGDETTMAANVIGPALGYLKRAKWLNEHGIYGIYGSTEFMPAVVK
- a CDS encoding diacylglycerol kinase family protein, translating into MGKLKLILNPYAGKRRLDKEIDKIKQNLTAQGLEFDSAFTQKPGEGISLAKRAVEEGFNLIVAVGGDGTINEVVNGIIDFEQEAILGIIPIGLGNDFAWMMGLSPKDIETACKTLVNGIVKKIDVGVVNNRYFINGLGIGFDAQVAYHRLKYKGILTGVAVYLYAVIKTLFQYKPIQANVNLDDETINLIPLLITIGCGKRCGGGFLLTPNAILDDGLFDVCIVQGIGKLKALCNLPKVLKGTHILLPEVKMYRAKEIIVSFPMSLIAHVDGEILKETTYQIKLLHKKLKVMFPVEIR